In Leptodactylus fuscus isolate aLepFus1 chromosome 9, aLepFus1.hap2, whole genome shotgun sequence, the genomic window tacagactggtgacatcggtgaagtgactggtacagactggagacagcggtgtagtgactggtacagactggtgaccgctgtagtgactggtacagactggtgacatcgctgtagtgactggtacagactggtgacatcgctgtagtgactggtacagactggtgacatcgctgtagtgactggtacagactggtgacatcggtgtagtgactggtacagactggtgacattggtgtagtgactggtacagactggagacatcggtgtagtgactggtacagactggtgacatcggtgtagtgactggtacagactggagacatcgctgtagtgactggtacagaccggagacatcggtgtagtgactggtacagaccggagacatcggcgtagtgactggtacagactggtgacatcggcgtagtgactggtacagactggagacatcggcgtagtgactggtacagactggagacatcggcgtagtgactggtacagactggagacatcggcgtagtgactggtacagactggagacatcggcgtagtgactggtacagactggagacatcgctgtagtgactggtacagactggtgacatcgctgtagtgactggtacagactggtgacatcggtgtagtgactggtacagactgatgacattggtgtagtgactggtacagactggtgacatcgctgtagtgactggtacagactggtgacattggtgtagtgactggtacagactggtgacatcgctgtagtgactggtacagactggtgacattggtgtagtgactggtacagactggtgacatcgctgtagtgactggtacagactggtatTAGATATTCTTACAGATTCTTTTTGACACTTACTGACTTTATTACTATGACATTCTCCATGTGGTATActcgtcctgtatatactgtgtatatatatatatatactacatcacCATAGAGGGCGCCGTACAGCTCAGCCCTGCAGGTGATACACAAGCGGAAGccttagacacgtgatatatcgCCCTGAGCGAGCAGCAGATACTTTGTAGCTCGCCGTGTTTACTGTAACATCTTTGGCTTCCGGTTTTATTACATTGTTGTTCGGTATTTATTACTCCGGACGCCGTTCACATTGGGGCGGTCGCTGCGCACACAGGAGACGCCATCTATAAGGCCAATAGTGAGTGCTGGAGGGGCAGGCTGGCAGGTCTCCTCTAGGTGGCGCTCTGACTGTAACACAAGCGGGGATATCAGGGGATGCTAGAAGCCGGGGAGGGGGTGCAGacaattgcaggacacattgtaaAGGGCGTCTCTGGCTACACGTTATATCCTGAGAAACACACAGCAGAAAGGATTCAGAGCAGAAATCTCACACAACCCGCAAGACTCGCAAGATCTAATACCCTGCCCACTAACAGATCTGTAATATCACTgccccaccactagggggcaagcTACATCCAGTTGTATAGACTCTCAGAGCTAGGAACTGCTCACAGctcgccccctagtggtcagacaGGAGACCCAGAGATTTGGGCAGGGTATCAGGTCATTGCTCGGATCATTCTTGCTGACGGTTTCCCAGGAGTAATGATGTGGCCTTTGTTTCGGTATCAGGTCGCAGGGCGGCGTTTCATTCGTTCCACTCCTTGCGGATGGACAGACACCACTCCCAGGTCAGATGGTTGTGGTTGTCGTCGTCGGTGAAGAATGACTTGTTGTGATAGCTTCCTCGAGCCAAAATTCCCTTTGGAGATTCTTCTATAGGGGTCAGGAACTCGTATTCTTCAGGGCGGGGGCCGTAGCTGCCCACCATAAACGTGGCCTTAGCGACTGGACGGAAGAAATGGGAGAAGTCGTCAGGAAGAGAGAAGGTAACAAGTAACACAACCCCCCGCCCAGCCTGAGTCAAGCTCAACATGCTATATGTCCTGAGGACAATATCTGCACCCTCAGGACCCCGATACAGCTGAGAACAATGAGGCAGCTCTCCGCCATTCACCTGGGGACTCCGCGTCATCCTTACTATATGGGGGCGCTCCGAGGGTGACTTTACTGCGCCACTCTGGGGTATCACTAATATATGGAAGAAACTTATCCttattatactggggcaccacaAGGGCGCAACTGAGCACAGAACACTGCTACACCCACAGTCACAGTCAGGGGGCAGCAGTGCACGAAACATCCAGATATATGCGGGGGCGGCGACCACAAGGAGAGAGGATGAGCAGATACCTGCCCGCCCCAGCTGATCTACAGGTGTGTGTGCGACACTAGTGTAATAATAGCGGACCCCTCCAGACCCCGAACTGCCCAAATAACTAAGACATGTTCAGATTACCTTTCACCCCGGCCCGGTACGTGTGCTGCACATACTTCAGCCCCGAGACAATATCTCTGTATACCTGAGGAAAGAAGaaccagaatagtgagcgcagctctggagtataatacaggataagtaatgtaatgtatgtacacagtgactgcaccagcagaatagtgagcgcagctctggggtataatacatgataagtaatgtaatgtatgtacacagtgactgtaccggcagaatagtgagcgcagctctggagtataatacaggataagtaatgtaatgtatgtacacagtgactgtaccagcagaatagtgagcgcagctctggagtataatacaggataagtaatgtaatgtatgtacacagtgactgtaccagcagaatagtgagcgcagctctggagtataatacaggataagtaatgtaatgtatgtacacagtgactgcatcggcagaatagtgagcgcagctctggagtataatacaggataagtaatgtaatgtatgtacacagtgattgtaccagcagaatagtgagcgcagctctggagtataatacaggataagtaatgtaatgtatgtacacagtgactgcaccagcagaatagtgagcgcagctctggagtataatacaggataagtaatgtaatgtatgtacacagtgactgcaccagcagaatagtgagcgcagctctggagtataatacaggataagtaatgtaatgtatgtacacagtgattgtaccagcagaatagtgagcgcagctctggagtataatacaggataagtaatgtaatgtatgtacacagtgactgcaccagcagaatagtgagtgcagctctggagtataatacaggataagtaatgtaatgtatgtacacagtgactgcaccagcagaatagtgagcgctgctctggagtataatacaggataagtaatgtaatgtatgtacacagtgactgcaccagcagaatagtgagcgcagctctggagtataatacaggataagtaatgtatgtacacagtgactgcaccagcagaatagtgagcgcagctctggagtataatacagaataagtaatgtaatgtatgtacacagtgactgtaccagcagaatagtgagcgcagctctggagtataatacaggataagtaatgtaatgtatgtacacagtaactgcaccagcagaatagtgagcgcagctctggggtataatacaggataagtaatgtaatgtatgtacacagtgactgtaccagcagaatagtgagcgcagctctggagtataatacaggataagtaatgtaatgtatgtacacagtgactgcaccagcagaatagtgagcgcagctctggggtataatacaggataagtaatgtaatgtatgtacacagtgactgtaccagcagaatggtgagcgtagctctggagtattatacaggataagtaatgtaatgtatgtacacagtgactgcaccagcagaatagtgagcgcagctctggaatataatacaggataagtaatgtaatgtatgtacacagtgactgcaccagcagaatagtgagcgcagctctgaggtataatacaggataagtaatgtaatgtacacagtgactgtaccagcagaatagtgagcgcagctctggagtataatacaggataagtaatgtaatgtatgtacacagtgactgtaccagaagaatagtgagcgcagctctggagtataatacaggataagtaatgtatgtacacagtgactgtaccagcagaatagtgagcgcagctctggagtataatacaggataagtaatgtaatgtatgtacacagtgactgcatcagcagaatagtgagcgcagctctggagtataatacaggataagtaatgtaatgtatgtacacagtgactgtaccagcagaatagtgagcgcagctctggagtataatacaggataagtcatgtaatgtatgtacacagtgactgcaccagcagaatagtgagcgcagctctggagtataatacaggataagtaatgtatgtacacagtgactgcaccagcagaatagtgagcgcagctctggggtataatacaggataagtaatgtaatgtatgtacacagtgactgcaccagcagaatagtgagcgcagctctgcagtataatacaggataagtaatgtaatgtatgtacacagtgactgtaccagcagaatagtgagcgcagctctggagtataatacaggataagtaatgtaatgtatgtacacagtgactgtaccagcagaatagtgagcgcagctctggcgtataatacaggataagtaatgtaatgtatgtacacagtgactgtaccagcagaatagtgagcgcagctctggagtataatacaggataagtaatgtaatgtatgtacacagtgactgtaccagcagaatagtgagcgcagctctggagtataatacaggataagtaatgtaatgtatgtacacagtgactgtaccagcagaatagtgagcgcagctctggagtataatacaggataagtaatgtaatgtatgtacacagtgactgtaccagcagaatagtgagcgcagctctggagtataatacaggataagtaatgtatgtacacagtgactgcaccagcagaatagtgagcgcagctctggagtataatacaggataagtaatgtatgtacacagtgactgcaccagcagaatagtgagcgcagctccggagtataatacaggataagtaatgtaatgtatgtacacagtgactgtaccagcagaatagtgagcgcagctccggagtataatacaggataagtaatgtaatgtatgtacacagtgactgcaccagcagaatagtgagcgcagctctggagtataatacaggataagtaatgtaatgtatgtacacagtgactgcaccggcagaatagtgagcgcagctctgaagtataatacaggataagtaatgtaatgtatgtacacagtgactgtaccagcagaatagtgagcgcagctctggagtataatacaggataagtaatgtaatgtatgtacacagtgactgcaccagcagaatagtgagcgcagctctggagtataatacaggataagtaatgtatgtacacagtgactgcaccagcagaatagtgagcgcagctctggggtataatacaggataagtaatgtaatgtatgtacacagtgactgcaccagcagaatagtgagcgcagctctggagtataatacaggataagtaatgtaatgtatgtacacagtgactgcaccagcagaatagtgagcgcagctctggagtataatacaggataagtaatgtaatgtatgtacacagtgactgcaccagcagaatagtgagcgctgctctggagtataatacaggataagtaatgtaatgtatgtacacagtgactgcaccagcagaatagtgagcgcagctctggagtataatacaggataagtaatgtaatgtatgtacacagtgactgtaccagcagaatagtgagcgcagctctggagtataatacaggataagtaatgtatgtacacagtgactgcaccagcagaatagtgagcgctgctctggagtataatacaggataagtaatgtaatgtatgtacacagtgactgcaccagcagaatagtgagcgcagctctggggtataatacaggataagtaatgtaatgtatgtacacagtgactgtaccagcagaatagtgagcgcagctctggagtataatacaggataagtaatgtaatgtatgtacacagtgactgtaccagcagaatagtgagcgcagctctggagtataatacaggataagtaatgtaatgtatgtacacagtgactgcaccagcagaatagtgagcgctgctctggagtataatacaggataagtaatgtaatgtatgtacacagtgactgtaccagcagaatagtgagcgcagctctggagtataatacaggataagtaatgtaatgtatgtacacagtgactgtaccagcagaatagtgagcgcagctctggagtataatacaggataagtaatgtaatgtatgtacacagtgactgcaccagcagaatagtgagcgcagctctgcagtataatacaggataagtaatgtaatgtatgtacacagtgactgcaccagcagaatagtgagcactgctctggagtataatacaggataagtaatgtaatgtatgtacacagtgactgcaccagcagaatagtgagcgcagctctggggtataatacaggataagtaatgtaatgtatgtacacagtgactgtaccagcagaatagtgagcgcagctctggagtataatacaggataagtaatgtaatgtatgtacacagtgactgtaccagcagaatagtgagcgcagctctggagtataatacaggataagtaatgtaatgtatgtacacagtgactgcaccagcagaatagtgagcgcagctctggggtataatacatgataagtaatgtaatgtatgtacacagtgactgtaccggcagaatagtgagcgcagctctggagtataatacaggataagtaatgtaatgtatgtacacagtgactgtaccagcagaatagtgagcgcagctctggagtataatacaggataagtaatgtaatgtatgtacacagtgactgcatcggcagaatagtgagcgcagctctggagtataatacaggataagtaatgtaatgtatgtacacagtgattgtaccggcagaatagtgagcgcagctctggagtataatacaggataagtaatgtaatgtatgtacacagtgactgcaccagcagaatagtgagcgcagctctggagtataatacaggataagtaatgtaatgtatgtacacagtgactgcaccagcagaatagtgagcgcagctctggagtataatacaggataagtaatgtaatgtatgtacacagtgattgtaccagcagaatagtgagcgcagctctggagtataatacaggataagtaatgtaatgtatgtacacagtgactgcaccagcagaatagtgagtgcagctctggagtataatacaggataagtaatgtaatgtatgtacacagtgactgcaccagcagaatagtgagcgctgctctggagtataatacaggataagtaatgtaatgtatgtacacagtgactgcaccagcagaatagtgagcgcagctctggagtataatacaggataagtaatgtatgtacacagtgactgcaccagcagaatagtgagcgcagctctggagtataatacaggataagtaatgtaatgtatgtacacagtgactgtaccagcagaatagtgagcgcagctctggagtataatacaggataagtaatgtaatgtatgtacacagtaactgcaccagcagaatagtgagcgcagctctggggtataatacaggataagtaatgtaatgtatgtacacagtgactgtaccagcagaatagtgagcgcagctctggagtataatacaggataagtaatgtaatgtatgtacacagtgactgcaccagcagaatagtgagcgcagctctggggtataatacaggataagtaatgtaatgtatgtacacagtgactgtaccagcagaatggtgagcgcagctctggagtattatacaggataagtaatgtaatgtatgtacacagtgactgcaccagcagaatagtgagcgcagctctggagtataatacaggataagtaatgtaatgtatgtacacagtgactgtaccagcagaatagtgagcacagctctggagtataatacaggataagtaatgtaatgtatgtacacagtgactgcaccagcagaatggtgagcgcagctctggagtataatacaggataagtaatgtaatgtatgtacacagtgactgcaccagcagaatagtgagcgcagctctggaatataatacaggataagtaatgtaatgtatgtacacagtgactgcaccagcagaatagtgagcgcagctctgaggtataatacaggataagtaatgtaatgtacacagtgactgtaccagcagaatagtgagcgcagctctggagtataatacaggataagtaatgtaatgtatgtacacagtgactgtaccagaagaatagtgagcgcagctctggagtataatacaggataagtaatgtatgtacacagtgactgtaccagcagaatagtgagcgcagctctggagtataatacaggataagtaatgtaatgtatgtacacagtgactgcatcagcagaatagtgagcgcagctctggagtataatacaggataagtaatgtaatgtatgtacacagtgactgtaccagcagaatagtgagcgcagctctggagtataatacaggataagtcatgtaatgtatgtacacagtgactgtaccagcagaatagtgagcgcagctctggagtataatacaggatgtaactccggATCAGTAATGTCTAATATATTTCTGTAGTTTATTATGTTCTCACTTTGAAGCAGATCTTCACTCTGTATTCTACTCCTTCCTTTAATGCGAATGTTTCTTTCTTCAGGTTTGTCAGGTCTCCTGAGACAAGAGACATTACAGATGATAAGTTCATGAATGACAGAGTTTGATGCTTTTTCAGCAACATATTGATAACCATTcactaaaatactctgtgctgctgtgacttCTGCTCTTTAACAGAATTTTATTGCATTAGAGAAAACCAAGCTGCTCCATTGTCACCTACCAGTGAGATCCATTGTAATTGGTCTGGGAGCCGCGTCACACACTAATGTCAGACGTGTTACAACCACATTTGGAGTTGAAGGATCTGAAAAGCATTAAAATAGAAGATACAatgtcagtatatcagtgatgtcagtaacggggcggggctgtgactacctctcagacatgatatatacagctggttgtcagtaacagggggcggggctgtgactacctctcagacatgatatatacagctggttgtcagtaacagggggcggggctgtgactacctctcagacatggtatatacagggggcggagctgtgact contains:
- the ARHGDIB gene encoding rho GDP-dissociation inhibitor 2, with the protein product MTEKEDVVHDLEDEDDLDGKLNYKPPPQKSLQEIQELDKDDESLAKYKKSLLGEVPVVTDPSTPNVVVTRLTLVCDAAPRPITMDLTGDLTNLKKETFALKEGVEYRVKICFKVYRDIVSGLKYVQHTYRAGVKVAKATFMVGSYGPRPEEYEFLTPIEESPKGILARGSYHNKSFFTDDDNHNHLTWEWCLSIRKEWNE